The window CGTTCTTCGACCTGGGCGGCCACTCCATCACCGCGATGCGGCTGGTCAACCAGGTCCGGGAGGAGTTCGGCACCGACTACCCGATGCTGAACTTCTACCAGGAGCCGACCCTGCGGGCCATGACGGCCCAACTGACCCTGGACATCGGCGAGATGCCGTCAGCCTCGGGATCCGGGTCCGACGAAAGAACCGGCTCGTCCGACGAAGGGCCCGGCTCGTCCGACGCAGGCCCCGGCCCGGTGGTACGCCGCGCACCCGCCTCCGCCCAGCAGTCCCGTTTCGCCAAGGTGCACGCCGAACACCTCCTGCCCCAGGTCTTCAACGTCGCCCTGCGCATCACCCTCTCCGGAGACCTGGACGCGGCTGCCCTGCGCACAGCGCTGACCGGTCTCGTCGAGCGGCACGAGGGACTGCGGACCCGTCTGGTCCCGAGCGGCGACGGCTGGGAGCAGCACGTGCTCCGGCCCGGCGCGGTGGAGCTGCCGGTCGAGGACCTCACCGCCCGCCCCGCAGGGGAGCGGCAGCCGGCCCTGGACCGGGCGAGCACGGAGGCCACCGAGACACCGATCGACCCCGCCCACGACGCGCCGATGGCCGTACGTCTCCTGCGCACCGGGGAGAGCACCTGGGTCCTGCTCCTCGTCCTGCACCACTCCGCCTGCGACGGCTGGTCCGTCAGCCTGCTGCTGAAGGAACTGGCCGCGCTCTACGGCGCCGCCGTACGGGGCGAACCCCACGCCCTGCCTCCCGTGGAGTGCCAGCCGGCGGAGTACGCCCACTGGCAGCAGGGTCAGGCGGACAAGGCCGCCGATGAACGCAACCTGCGGTTCTGGCTGCGCGAACTCGACGGAGTGCCGTTCAGCGTCGACCTGCCCCTGGACCGGCCCCGGCCCGAGAAGCCGAGCGGCCGGGGCGGTGCCGTGATGTTCACCGTGCCGGCCGAGGTGCGGAACGCCGTCGAACGTCTGGCGCGACAGCGGGGCACCACGCCCTTCGTGGTCACGGCGGCGGCCCTGGGCCGGCTGCTCGCGCGCACGTCCGGGCAGAGCGACGTCGTGTTCAACATCTCCTACGCCAACCGTGAACGCCGCGCGTTCGAATCCCTGCTGGCCTGCACGATCACCGGCTTCGCGCTGCCCGTGCACGACGGAGCGGCGGGTTCCTTCACCGGCCTGACGGACCGTATCGCCCGCACGGCGGTGGAGTGCATGGACCGGGCCATGCCGGTACGTCTGATCGCCCCCGCGCTGCAGGAACACACGGGCGTGGCCGTGCCGGACCGGCTGGACGTCGGCTTCGCCTACCAGAGCTCCCTGGACGCCGAGATCGAACTGCCCGGCCTGACCACGGCCATCGAGGATCTCGCTCCCGCCGCGTCCCGCACGGAACTCACCTTCGGCCTCGTCCCGGCCGGGGACCGGCTCCAGGGCTTCGTCGAGTACTCGGCCGACCTCTGGGACCGCACCACGATCGAGGGCTGGACCCGGGACTACGTCGCCCTCCTGCGCGACGAGACCGGCAGCGCGCTCGGGGACTGACCCCGGTCCGTGCCGCCGCCCCTCGGGGCGGCGGCACGGACCACCCCGTCGACCACGCGCGCCAGACCCGTGCGTCCCGACTCATTGACAGGTCCGTACCAACACGCCACGCTCTGAGAGCGCTCTCAAAGCTTCCCGCATCGGTCCCCTGCCCGAACGGAGAATGAGCATGTTACGGACCCTCAGACGCCGGGCCACGGCCGTCGGACTGTCCCTCGCGGCGCTCCTCGGCGGCTCACTGCTCGCCACCGGGGCCGCCGCTCCGGCCCAGGCCGCAGTCCCGGCGACGATCCCCCTGAAGATCACCAACAACTCGGCCCGTGGCGAGCAGGTGTACATCTACAACCTCGGCACGGAGCTGTCGACCGGACGGCAGGGCTGGGCCGACGCGAACGGCACCTTCCACCCCTGGCCGGCCGGCGGCAACCCGCCGACCCCCGCCCCCGACGCGTCGATCCCGGGCCCGGCCGCGGGGCAGTCGACGACGGTCCGGATGCCGAAGTTCTCCGGCCGCGTGTACTTCTCCTACGGCCAGAAGTTGGTGTTCAAGCTGACCACCGGCGGCCTGGTCCAGCCCGCCGTGCAGAACCCGACCGACCCCAACCGCAACATCCTCTTCAACTGGTCGGAGTACACCCTCAACGACTCGGGCCTGTGGATCAACAGCACACAGGTCGACATGTTCTCCGCGCCCTACGCGGTGGGAGTGCAGCGAGCCGACGGCAGCACCGCGAGCACCGGCCGGCTCAAGCCCGGCGGATACAACGGCTTCTTCAGCGCCCTCAGGGGACAGCCCGGAGGCTGGGCCAACCTGATCCAGACCCGCTCCGACGGCACCGTCCTGCGCGCCCTGTCGCCGCTGTACGGACTGGAGACCGGCGCGCTGCCGGCCGGCGTCATGGACGACTACATCAACCGCGTCTGGCAGAAGTACTCCACCTCGACCCTGACGGTCACGCCGTTCGCCGACCAGCCCGGCACCAAATACTACGGCCGGGTCTCCGGCGGCGTCATGAACTTCACCAACAGCGCCGGTGCCACCGTCACCCGCTTCGAGAAGCCGGACGCCTCCTCGGTCTTCGGCTGCCACCGGAAACTGGACGCGCCGAACGACCTGGTCCGCGGTCCGATCTCACGCACCCTGTGCGCCGGCTTCAACCGCTCCACGCTGCTGGTCAACCCCAACCAGCCGGACTCCGGCGCCGACGCCTTCTACAAGGACGGCGTCACCAACCACTACGCCCGCAAGATCCACGCGCAGACGGTCGACGGC of the Streptomyces koelreuteriae genome contains:
- a CDS encoding glycoside hydrolase family 64 protein; amino-acid sequence: MLRTLRRRATAVGLSLAALLGGSLLATGAAAPAQAAVPATIPLKITNNSARGEQVYIYNLGTELSTGRQGWADANGTFHPWPAGGNPPTPAPDASIPGPAAGQSTTVRMPKFSGRVYFSYGQKLVFKLTTGGLVQPAVQNPTDPNRNILFNWSEYTLNDSGLWINSTQVDMFSAPYAVGVQRADGSTASTGRLKPGGYNGFFSALRGQPGGWANLIQTRSDGTVLRALSPLYGLETGALPAGVMDDYINRVWQKYSTSTLTVTPFADQPGTKYYGRVSGGVMNFTNSAGATVTRFEKPDASSVFGCHRKLDAPNDLVRGPISRTLCAGFNRSTLLVNPNQPDSGADAFYKDGVTNHYARKIHAQTVDGKAYAFAFDDVGHHESLVHDGNPRQAYLTLDPFN